From a region of the Bernardetia sp. genome:
- a CDS encoding TIGR01777 family oxidoreductase has protein sequence MKKILITGGSGLVGTRLTELLLASGNYEVMHLSRSGSHIPGVTVYEWDVEAGEMEEEAIRNADVVIHLAGTGIMDKAWIDSQKEKILESRTLSTALLVEKLTVLDHNVKTYIGASAIGYYGIEQSDQTTLKHEESPAGSDFLAQVCLEWENAHAEVPSNIRSSIIRIGIVLSDKGGALVEMAKPVKAWAGAALGDGNQVVSWIHIDDLCRIFIKAIEDENMSGVYNAVAPNPVTNAELTRIIANTLDKPLFLPNVPEPAMYLLLGQQAESVLRSIKASEDKIVKAGFDFDFTDAQKAVDDLYS, from the coding sequence ATGAAAAAAATATTAATTACAGGAGGTTCTGGACTTGTCGGAACTCGTCTTACAGAACTTTTATTAGCAAGTGGAAACTATGAAGTAATGCACCTTAGCCGTTCTGGCAGTCATATCCCAGGCGTTACAGTGTATGAATGGGATGTAGAAGCAGGAGAAATGGAAGAAGAAGCTATTCGCAACGCTGATGTTGTAATTCATTTAGCAGGAACAGGAATTATGGATAAAGCTTGGATAGATTCTCAAAAAGAAAAAATCTTAGAAAGTCGAACACTCTCCACAGCACTTTTAGTAGAAAAACTAACTGTGCTTGACCATAACGTCAAAACATACATTGGAGCTTCTGCCATTGGTTATTATGGAATTGAGCAAAGTGACCAAACTACACTCAAACACGAGGAAAGCCCAGCAGGCAGCGATTTTTTAGCACAAGTTTGTTTAGAATGGGAAAATGCACATGCAGAAGTCCCTTCAAATATTCGCTCGTCGATTATTCGCATCGGAATTGTTTTGAGTGATAAAGGTGGCGCACTTGTAGAAATGGCAAAACCTGTCAAAGCGTGGGCTGGTGCAGCGTTGGGAGACGGAAATCAAGTTGTTTCTTGGATTCATATAGACGACCTTTGCAGAATTTTCATAAAAGCGATTGAAGATGAAAATATGAGTGGGGTTTATAATGCTGTCGCTCCAAACCCTGTTACCAATGCCGAACTAACACGCATTATTGCCAATACATTAGACAAACCTTTATTTTTACCAAATGTCCCAGAGCCAGCTATGTATTTACTCTTAGGGCAACAAGCAGAATCTGTTTTAAGAAGTATAAAAGCAAGCGAAGACAAAATTGTAAAAGCAGGATTTGATTTTGATTTCACAGACGCTCAAAAAGCTGTGGATGATTTGTATAGCTAA
- the atpE gene encoding ATP synthase F0 subunit C — MFAFIAMLLQAVADYSAYAAIGGGLGAGLAVLGAGLGIGQVGGRAMEAMARQPEKLGQIQTAMIIAAALIEGAALFAIVVSFLIGGWK; from the coding sequence ATGTTCGCATTTATCGCTATGTTATTACAAGCTGTTGCTGATTATTCTGCTTATGCTGCTATCGGTGGTGGTCTTGGTGCTGGTTTAGCTGTTTTGGGTGCTGGTCTTGGTATTGGTCAAGTTGGTGGTCGTGCTATGGAAGCAATGGCTCGTCAGCCTGAGAAATTAGGACAAATCCAAACTGCAATGATTATTGCAGCAGCCCTTATTGAAGGTGCAGCTCTTTTTGCTATCGTAGTTTCATTCCTTATCGGTGGCTGGAAGTAA
- the atpB gene encoding F0F1 ATP synthase subunit A, which translates to MKNIILPSVQFSKIAFLSILLSVFTFSAFAQEKTNTEIEHVKEDGEFKITEMINHHILDAHEWHFYTNIGEDGAEHHVSLPLPIIVYTNGQLDVFLSSEFHHAPVKKIVSANDKTAHDTELPVVTKGSNNYILEHEHVKVVDAQGNILEDVHPLDLSITKNVASMMIAALLLLIIGFTIAGSYKKREGQAPKGIQSFFEPIIVYLRDDLAIPNIGEHKYKKYFPYLLTLFFFIWFNNLLGLLPTGANTSGNIAFTMTLAALTLLITNISGNKHYWKHIFAMPGVPIPLLLIMIPVELIGIFTKPIALMIRLFANITAGHTIILALIGIIFIFKNYILGVPIVPFVFLMMCLELFVALLQAYIFTLLTALFIGQAVADDHH; encoded by the coding sequence GTGAAGAACATTATTTTACCTTCTGTCCAGTTTTCAAAAATTGCTTTCTTGAGCATTTTACTTTCTGTTTTTACTTTCTCTGCTTTTGCACAAGAAAAAACAAACACAGAAATAGAGCATGTAAAAGAAGATGGAGAGTTTAAAATCACAGAGATGATAAACCACCACATTCTTGACGCTCACGAATGGCATTTTTACACTAATATAGGAGAAGATGGTGCAGAACATCACGTATCTCTTCCTCTTCCAATTATAGTTTATACAAATGGGCAACTTGATGTATTTTTATCTAGTGAATTTCATCACGCTCCAGTAAAGAAAATTGTTTCTGCTAACGACAAAACAGCACACGATACAGAACTTCCTGTTGTAACAAAGGGAAGTAACAATTATATCTTAGAACACGAACACGTAAAAGTGGTAGATGCTCAAGGCAATATCTTAGAAGATGTACACCCATTAGACTTATCTATCACAAAAAATGTAGCTTCAATGATGATTGCTGCATTATTACTTCTCATTATCGGATTTACAATTGCTGGTTCTTACAAAAAACGTGAAGGACAAGCTCCAAAAGGTATTCAATCGTTCTTTGAACCAATTATTGTTTATCTTCGTGATGACCTTGCTATTCCAAACATTGGAGAGCATAAATACAAAAAATATTTCCCTTACTTATTGACCTTGTTTTTCTTTATTTGGTTCAATAACCTTTTAGGCTTACTTCCAACAGGTGCAAATACTTCTGGAAACATTGCCTTTACAATGACATTAGCAGCTCTTACGCTTCTTATTACAAATATTTCTGGAAACAAACATTATTGGAAACACATTTTTGCAATGCCAGGTGTGCCGATTCCACTTTTGTTAATCATGATTCCAGTAGAACTTATTGGTATCTTTACAAAGCCAATCGCTCTTATGATTCGTTTGTTTGCTAACATTACAGCAGGACACACTATCATTTTAGCACTTATCGGAATTATATTCATATTCAAAAACTATATTTTGGGTGTGCCTATCGTTCCTTTCGTATTCTTAATGATGTGTTTGGAGTTATTTGTTGCTCTTTTGCAGGCTTATATCTTTACACTTCTTACAGCTCTCTTTATCGGACAAGCTGTGGCAGACGACCATCACTAA